In Molothrus ater isolate BHLD 08-10-18 breed brown headed cowbird chromosome 19, BPBGC_Mater_1.1, whole genome shotgun sequence, a single genomic region encodes these proteins:
- the KCNJ16 gene encoding inward rectifier potassium channel 16 encodes MRKMNDQSGCYRPVNIQGNKVSYRGTCGDSPEKEAKRLQKRFLHKDGSCNVYFKHIFGEWESYVVDIFTTLVDIKWRHMFVIFSLSYVLSWLFFGLVFWLIALQHGDLFSDEEVTPCVANVHSFTGAFLFSLETQTTIGYGYRCVTEECSLAILMVILQSVLSCIIDTFIIGAALAKMATARKRAQTIRFSYYAVVGLRDDKFCLMWRIGDFRPNHMVEGSVRAQLLRYKEDKEGRMTMEYRDLKLLNDQIILVTPVTVVHEIDSDSPLYGLDRKALAKDNFEILVTFVYTGDSTGTSHQSRSSYVPREILWGHRFNDVLHVKKKYYKVDCLQFEETTEVYAPHCSAMQLEQKEREWNRAEKTREKQAEKSALEIKYSQKSLSAVALVTSCEEPEEPVTASSQPPAEVSYRKAAVTLSRLSIESQI; translated from the exons ATGAGGAAGATGAATGACCAAAGTGGCTGCTACAGACCTGTAAATATCCAGGGAAACAAAGTCAGCTACCGCGGcacctgtggggacagccccgAAAAGGAGGCAAAAAGGCTGCAGAAGAGATTCCTCCACAAGGACGGCAGCTGCAACGTCTACTTCAAGCACATCTTCGGGGAGTGGGAGAGCTACGTGGTGGACATTTTCACCACGCTGGTGGACATCAAGTGGCGCCACATGTTTGTGATTTTCTCCCTGTCCTACGTGCTCTCGTGGCTGTTCTTCGGCCTGGTGTTCTGGCTGATCGCTCTCCAGCACGGGGACCTGTTCAGCGATGAGGAGGTCACCCCCTGTGTGGCAAACGTGCACAGCTTCACAGGAGCCTTCCTGTTCTCCCTGGAGACCCAGACCACCATCGG GTACGGCTACCGCTGCGTGACCGAGGAGTGCTCGCTCGCCATCCTCATGGTGATCCTGCAGTCGGTGCTGAGCTGCATCATCGACACCTTCATCATCGGGGCGGCCTTGGCCAAGATGGCCACGGCCCGCAAGAGGGCCCAGACCATCCGTTTCAGCTACTACGCCGTGGTTGGGCTGAGGGATGACAAATTCTGCCTGATGTGGCGCATCGGGGACTTCCGGCCCAACCACATGGTGGAGGGCTCGGTGCGTGCGCAGCTGCTGCGCTACAAGGAGGACAAGGAGGGCAGGATGACCATGGAGTACCGTGACCTGAAGCTCCTCAACGACCAGATCATCCTGGTCACACCCGTCACAGTCGTCCACGAGATCGACAGCGACAGCCCCTTGTACGGCCTGGACCGCAAAGCTCTGGCCAAGGACAACTTTGAGATCTTGGTGACGTTTGTCTACACGGGCGACTCCACGGGGACCTCCCACCAGTCGCGCAGCTCCTACGTGCCCAGAGAGATCCTGTGGGGCCACAGGTTCAACGACGTGCTGCACGTCAAGAAGAAGTACTACAAGGTGGACTGCTTGCAGTTCGAGGAGACCACGGAGGTGTACGCCCCTCACTGCAGCGCcatgcagctggagcagaaggaGCGGGAGTGGAACCGCGCCGAGAAGACGCGGGAGAAACAAGCGGAGAAGTCAGCCCTGGAAATCAAGTACAGCCAAAAGTCCCTCAGCGCTGTTGCCCTCGTCACCAGCTGTGAGGAGCCTGAAGAGCCGGTGACAGCTTCCAGCCAGCCTCCCGCAGAGGTTTCCTacaggaaagcagctgtgaCCTTGAGCAGGCTCTCCATAGAGTCCCAGATCTGA